In a genomic window of Chrysemys picta bellii isolate R12L10 chromosome 1, ASM1138683v2, whole genome shotgun sequence:
- the NMS gene encoding neuromedin-S yields the protein MLRSWQNNQSLSLAGRNRWLKMKQHPSPFPLIFALYCFCALQFTSGFPQPVSRSMDAPDIPKSELALCFSQWTELSNQPQISSKVMDLCNAIFNSMQIEEENNEDIYKRVSIFPS from the exons ATGCTCAGGTCCTGGCAGAACAACCAAAGTCTGTCCCTAGCTGGAAGGAACCGGTGGCTGAAAATGAAACAAcatccttcccccttccctttgATCTTCGCTCTCTACTGCTTCTGTGCTCTACAGTTCACCTCAG GGTTTCCTCAGCCTGTCTCCCGTTCTATGGATGCGCCAGACATTCCTAAAAGCGAG CTGGCACTGTGTTTCAGTCAGTGGACAGAACTGTCTAATCAACCCCAG atctCCAGTAAAGTAATGGATCTTTGTAATGCTATTTTTAATAGCATGCAGATAGAGGAG GAAAACAATGAGGACATATATAAAAGAGTAAGTATTTTTCCATCTTAG